TGACGGGCGGCGAGGAGCAGGCCCTGCCCGGGCTCGACGCGCTCGACCGGGTGCGCGTGACGCTGCGCAGCAAGGACAACGGGGCCAGGCTGGTGGAGTTCGAGGCCGCCGTGTCGGCCGTCGACCAGGCCGCGGCGCCCGAGGCCGTGGCGGTGCTGGCCAAGGAGCGGCTCAACGCCCGCGACAGCGAGCACCTGCCCGAGCGCTGGGCCCGCGAGTCCACCGTGTGGCGCCTCGTCCCGCAGCGATGACCTCCTGCGGTCGCCCCGCGGCGATGACCTCCTGCGGTCATCCCGCGGCGGTGACCGCCTCCGGCTGCTCCGCCGCCTGCGGCTGATCGCCGGAGGTGGCGGTCTGGGCGAGCAGCGCGCCCGAGAGCACGAGCAGGCCGCCCACGATCTGGAAGACGCCGAGCGTCTCGCCGACCAGGGCCCAGGCGACGATGGCGCCGCCGATGACCTCCAGCGACGCGACGGTGGCGCCCACCGCGGCCGACAGCCGCCGCACCGCGTTGACCCCCAGGATGTACGCGATCACGGTGGCGATCAGCACCATCCACAGGTAGGCCCCCAGCACCGGCAGCCGCAGCCCGCCCTCCGGCGCGGCGGTGACCGTGAAGGCGTCCCACGGGATGTTCCACGGCCGGGCGAACGGGATCAGCACCACGGCCGCCCCCGCCATGCCCCAGGCGATCAGGCCGAGGGGATCGACGTCGTCGCCGAAGCTATCGTTCATCAGGAAATATCCGGCGCAACACGCTCCGGCCAGCAGCCCGAGCAGCAGGCCCAGCGCGTCCAGGCGGAGGCCCTGCCAGGCCTCCACGACGATGCCGAGGCCGAGGACCGCGACGACGGCGCCCACGTACGCGGCGCGCGCGAGCCGTACCTTGCGGATGACCCGCACCCAGGCCACCACCATCACCGGCGCCATGAACTCCAGCAGCAACGCGATCCCCACCGGCAGCCGCGTGATCGCCACGAAGTACAGCGCCTGCACCCCGGCCACGGCCATGACCGCGTACAGCGCGAAGAACGGCAGCCTGGGCCCGGGGATGCGCAGCGCCCGCGGCCTGACGACGGCCAGCACGGCCAGGAGCAGCAGCCCCGCGCCCGCCATCCGCGTCCAGACGGCCTCGATCGGCGCCAGCCCGGCGGCGATGAGGTACTTGGCCATCGGGCCGGAGAACGCGAAACAACACGAGGAGACGAACGCCAGCGCGAGCCCCGCATACCTCATCGCACACCATCCGTAACGTAATCACCGTTTAGCGGGTTTGATACTGACACGCCGGACGTCCAAGGTGCAATGCCGGGGCACTGTTAGCCTGGCCAGGTGAAGATCTTCGTGGCCCGGCTCCCCGGGACCCCGGTCTTCGACCCGGCGGGAGACCAGATCGGCCGGGTCAGAGACGTCGTGGTCGGGCTGCGCATCGGCGGGCGCCCCCGGGTGCACGGCCTCGTGGTGGAGGTGCAGCCGCGCCGCCGGGTGTTCCTGCCCATCACCCGGGTACGCCGCATCGAGGCGGGATCCGTGGTCTTCACCGGGCGGCTGAACATGCGCAGGTTCGAGCAGCGAGGCACCGAGACGCTGGTCATCGGCCAGATGCTCGACCTCACCGTGAGCGTCGGCGGCGAGCCCATGACGGTCTACGACGTGGCCATGGAGGAGCTGAAGCCGTCCGCCTGGGAGATCACCAAGGTCGCCGTCTACAAGGGCAGGCGGCGCGAGCCGCGCACGGTGTCGTGGGCGGAGGTGTCGGGGTTCGACACGCTGCAGAAGGACCAGGGGGCGGCCGGGCTGATCGCCGCGTTCGAGTCGCTGCGCGCCGCCGACATGGCCAGCGCGCTGCACGACCTGCCGACCAAGCGGCGCATCGAGATCGCCCGCGCGCTGCACGACGACCGGCTGGCCGACGTGCTGGAGGAGCTGCCGCCCGACGACCAGATCGGCATCCTGGGCACGCTGGAGCCCGAGCGGGCGGCCGACGTGCTGGAGGAGATGGGGCCCGACGACGCCGCCGACCTGCTGCACGACCTGCCGGCGGAGCAGGCGGCGAAGCTGCTGGCACTGATGGAGCCCGGGGAGGCGGCGCCGGTGCGGCGGCTGCTGACCTACCCGGAGACCAGCGCGGGCGGCGTGATGACCAGCGAGCCGGTGATCCTGCCGCCCACGGCCACCGTGGCCGAGGCGCTGGCGCACATCAGGCAGCAGGACCTGACGCCCGCCGTGGCCTCGCAGGTCTACGTGACCCGGCCGCCGACCGAGACGCCGACGGGGGCCTACCTGGGGGTCACGCACTTCCAGCGGCTGCTGCGCGAGCCGCCGTCCACGCTGCTCGGCGGCGTGCTCGACCCCTCGATCGACCCGATCAGGCCGGACTTCACGCTGCGGCAGGTGACCTACTACCTGGCCAACTACAACCTCGTCGCCGCCCCCGTCGTGGACGAGCTGGGCCGCCTCGTCGGCGCCGTGACGGTGGACGACGTGCTGGACCACATGCTGCCCGAGGACTGGCGGGAGAGGGCCGACGACCGTGACGACTGACCGTCTCGACCAACCCAGGGACCTGCGCCGCACGCTGCGCCCGCACTACGACCCGGAGGCGTTCGGCCGGCTGTCGGAGCGGATCGCCCGGTTCCTCGGCACCGCCAGGTTCCTGGTCTACATGACCGTGTTCGTCGTGGTCTGGGTCGTCTGGAACGCGACGGTGCCGGAGGGGTGGAAGTTCGACCCGTACCCGTTCATCTTCCTGACGCTGATGCTGTCGCTGCAGGCCAGCTATGCCGCGCCGCTGATCCTGCTGGCCCAGAACCGGCAGGACGACCGCGACCGCATCCAGTACGAGCAGGACCGCGAGGCCGCCGAGCGCAACCAGGCCGAGATCGAGTATCTGACCCGCGAGATCGCGGGCCTGCGCCTGGCGCTGAACGAGGTGGCCACCCGCGACTACCTGCGTGCCGAGCTGGGCCGGCTGCTGGAGGAGCTCAGGGAGCCGGGGCGCGACGCGGCGCGCTGAGCTCGTCCTCCAGTCTGGTCAGCAGGCGGCGCACCTGGGCCAGCTCCCCCGCGCCGAGCATGTCGAGGAACTGCCTCCTGATGCCGCGCAGGTAGGTCGGCGTGGCCTCGGCCAGCCGGGCCGCGCCGCGCTCCGTCAGCACCGCGAACAGGCCGCGGGCGTCGTCGGCGCACGCCTCGCGCGCCGCCAGGCCGTCGCGCTGGAGCCGGTCGATGAGCCTGGTCAGGCCGCTGCGCGAGAGCAGGACGCGGTCGGCCAGGTCGTTCATGCGCAGCCGCCGGTGCGGGGCCTCGGCGAGCTGCATGAGCACCTCGTACGAGGCCAGCGGCAGGTCGTGCGCGACGAGCAGCTCGCTCTCCAGATGGCGCGTGACGCGCACCTGCGCACGCTGCACCATGCGCCAGACCGCCAGTTCCTCGGCGGTCAGGCTCTCGTCGCGCAGAAGAGTCACGGAGTAACCTTAGACGTTGTTGCACAGACATCTAACAGTGCGGATTAACCCAGCGCGGGCTCTGGTTCATACCATGGAGGGGCATCCTCGCTGGCGCTCAGCGCCTGTCACACACATAGACAAAGGAGGGACGGCACTCCCTCGTGCCGAGACTTCGATGGCACCAACCCAGGAACTCGTGACGGCGGCACTGTCCACCGTCATCGACCCCGAGATCCGTCGTCCTATCACGGACCTCGACATGGTCAAGAACATCGAGATCGCTCCCGACGGGGCGGTGCGCGTAGGCGTCTACCTCACCGTGGCCGGGTGTCCGATGAAAGACACCATCAGCCGCGACGTCACCACCGCCGTCTCCAAGGTGGAAGGTGTGACGGGCGTCCAGATCGAGCTCGACGTCATGAGTGCCGAGCAGCGCAAGACGCTGCAGACGAAGCTCCGTGGCGACCGCGGGCCCGAGAAGGAGATCCCGTTCAACCAGCCGGGCTCGCTGACCCGCGTCTTCGCGGTGGCCAGCGGCAAGGGCGGGGTCGGCAAGTCCTCCGTCACGGTCAACCTGGCCGCCGCCATGGCCGCCAGTGGCCTGAAGGTGGGCATCGTCGACGCCGACATCTACGGTCACAGCATCCCTCGCATGCTGGGCGCCGCCGAGCGCCCCACCAAGGTCGAGGACATGATCATGCCGCCGGTGGCGCACGACATCAAGGTCATCTCGGTGGGCATGTTCAAGCCGCCGGGCAACACGCCGGTGGTCTGGCGCGGGCCCATGCTCGACCGGGCGCTGCACCAGTTCCTGGCCGACGTCTACTGGGGCGATCTCGACGTGCTGCTGCTCGACCTGCCGCCGGGCACGGGCGACATCGCCATCTCGGTGGCGCAGCGGCTGCCGGGCGCGGAGATCCTCGTGGTGACCACGCCGCAGATGGCCGCCGCCGAGGTGGCCGAGCGGGCGGGCTCGATCGCCGCCCAGACCCACCAGCAGATCGCCGGCGTCATCGAGAACATGGCCTGGCTGCCCTGCCCGCACTGCGACGAGCGCATCGCCGTCTTCGGCGAGGGCGGCGGCCAGACGGTGGCCGACGCGCTGACCCGCACGCTCGGCGCGCGCGTGCCGCTGCTCGGCCAGGTGCCGATCGACATGCGCCTGCGCGAGGGCGGCGACGAGGGCAAGCCGCTGGTCCTCACCGACCCCGACTCGCCGGCCGCCGCGGAGCTCAGGAACATCGCGGCCGGGCTGAGCAAGCGCTCCTCCAGCCTGAAGGGCCTCCAGCTCGGCCTGGCGCCGCGCCGCTGACCTTCCGGCACACTTCCGGCAGTTCCGGCGCTTCCGGCACGCGAAAGCCCCCTCCGCACCCGGAGGGGGCTTTTCCAGGCCCGCTGTACGGCTTCGTCAGGTGGCTTCGGAGTCGTAGGGCGGCAGCTCCCCGTAACTCAGCTCGTCGACGGGCTCAGGCGGATACGGGGCCGCGGCGACGGGCTCCAGCTCGCGCGGCTTGCCGTTGTCGTTCCAGTCGTCCTCGAGGTCGTCCAGCAGGTGCTTGCGGACGAAGTTACGCGGGTTGAGGTCGGCCGGGTCGAAGTTCTGGAACTCGGGGCCCAGGCCCGCCCGCAGGTCGTCACGCGCGTTGTTGGCCATCCGGCGCAGGTTGCGCAGGGTCTTGCCCGCCTGCGCAGCGGCCTGCGGCAGCCTTTCCGGACCGAAGACGAGCAGCGCGATGACGATCAGCGCTCCGATCTCCATCCACCCGAGTCCGAACACCGTGAGCTCCTACGCAGTCAAACCTCTCCGAGGACAACCCCGGCCTATCCACAGACTAAGGGCTCCATCGGGTAGGTCGGTCGTCTCCCCCGGGTCATATCATCCGCGAACCCCGGAAAAAGCAGCCGCGCCGCGCGGGACCCGAGGGCCCCGCCGCGGCGCGGCGGGCGAGGAACCGGACGCAGGGTCAGGAGGGCGAGGGGGTGGGCTCGTCCTCGGCGACCACGGTGAGCGTGGCGGTGCGCTCCTGACCGGCGCGCTGGTACTTGATGTTGATCTTCGAGCCGGGCGTCTTGCTGCGGATCAGGGCGATCAGCTCGTTCCCGTCCTGCAACGCCAGCCCGTCGATCTCCAGGATCACGTCACCGGCCTGCAGCCCGGCCTGGTCGGCGGGCCCGCCCTTGGTGACCGGCTGCTGGCCGCCGGCGGGCTCGGAGGCGATGCGGACGCCCTGGCCCTTGTAGTCCTTGTCCAGCACGATGCCGATCTTGGGCCGCTTGGCCTTGCCGGTCGTGATCAGCTCTTCCGCCACCCGCCGCGTCTGGTTGACCGGGATGGCGAAGCCGAGGCCGATGCTGCCGCTCTGGCTGCTCATCGAACGGCCCAGGGTGGCGATGGCCGAGTTCACGCCCACGACCTCGCCCCTGCCGTTCACCAGCGGGCCGCCGGAGTTGCCCGGGTTGATGGCGGCGTCGGTCTGGATGGCGCTGATGTAGGCCGGCTCCTCCGAGCTCGTGCCCGTCTCGTCGCCGGCGATGACCGGGCGGTTGAGCGAGCTGACGATGCCGGTCGTCACCGTGCCGGTCAGGCCCAGCGGGGAGCCGATCGCGATGACGGGGTCGCCGACCACCACCTGGTCGGAGTTGCCGAGGGTGATCTCCGGCGTGCCGAACGTCTCCTCCGGCTTGACCACCGCCAGGTCCGAGCCGGGGTCGCGGCCGATGATGCGGGCTGTGGTGGTCTTGCGGTTGTTGAACATGATCCGGATCTCGCCGCCGTTGGCCGCCAGCGCGACCACGTGGTTGTTCGTGACCACGTAGCCGTTCTTGATCAGAAAGCCGGAGCCGGACGCGCCCTCGGTGTTGCTGCCGTTGCCGACCTCCAGCGAGACGACGCTGGGCAGCACCCGGGCGGCCACGCCCGCGACCGAGTCGGGCTCGCGGTTGGTGGCTCCCGTCGGGAGCGGGCCGAGGCTGTAGGAGGGGTCGTTGCCGCTGCTGGGCCTGGTCAGCAGGTACGTGCCCACGCTGCCGAACAGGGAGGCCACCAGGGCGATGACCACGGCCATGGCGACCAGGAGACCGGTGCTCGGCCCCCGCTTGGCGGCACCCGCGCCACCGGGGGGCGGCGGCGCCCAGCCGGGGCCCATCCCGAGCGCCTGGCGCGGGGGCGGCGGCTGCGCGGGACCGCCCGCCTGGCCGCCGGTCGGGCCGCCGGTCGGGCCGCCGTAGCCCGGCGAGCCGCCGAACGGCGGGCCTTCGTAGGAGCGGGCGCCGCTGTCCGGCGCGCCGAAGAACGGGCTGTCGTAGACGCGCGTGCCGTTGTCGGGCCGCGCCCCGCCCTCGGGCGGGCCGAAGGAGGGGCCGCTGTCGTGCGAGCGGGCCGCCGCATCGGGCGGGCCGAAGGAAGGGCCGCTGTCGTACGAGCGCGTCCCCGTGTCAGGCGGGCCGAAGGAAGGGCCGCTGTCGTACGAGCGCGTCGCCGCCTCCGGCGCCCCGAAGGCGGGCCGGCCGTCGGGCGGGCCGAACGAGGGCGTGCCGTACTGGGGGCCGGTCTGCGTGGGGTTGTCCTGGCCGGGACCAGGCGCGCCGTAGGAGCCGTTGCGCGGCGAGGACTCCCCGGATGCGGGACCGGGCGATGTGCCTTGCGAGGAGCCCTGTGGAGAGCCCTGGGGAGAGCCCGGTGAGGAGCCCTGTGACGGGCCGTACGGGGAGCCGTACGGCGACTCGTACGAGCGGGACTCGTAAGGCGGCGAGCCATAGCCCTCGGCACGCCCGGACGGGTCGCCCCACGTGGTGCCGAACGAGGCGGGCGGCTCGGGCCGCCTGCCGTCCTGTTCGGGCCTGTCGTCAGCGGGTAGGAAATCCGGCCGCCCCTGTGGCTCGGGGGAGTCCGACGGTGTGCGTCCTTCGGTGGACCGCGTCTCGTCGGTCATCTAAGTCTCACCACTCCTTGGCTCGGCCACCGCAATCCTCGCTCTTGCGGCATACGAGGGTTATAAAGGTTTTGTCAGGACTTGCTTGTGACAATTCCCGAACCCAGATCGTATGCCCCACGCGCCGCCGACTACGCCAACCGTTCGCCCCCCGGCATGAGCCGGTCAAGGAGTGGCGGTCGACGAGCCGTTCGTAGGCGTAGTACGGGCTTGCTGCTGGAAGAGTTCGACCGGCGGGGCCGGATTGTTCTGCCCGATGCCGGTGGTCGCGAAGAAGGTGCCGATCGCCACGGCCGCCGAGACCACCCCGACCGCCACGTACGCCGATCGCCTCCTACCACCGCGACCAGGGCCCGAGGCTCCACCGGAGGAGTCCCGGCGCGGGCGGTTGTCGAGGGGAGCGATCGTGTGCGGCCCGGGGATGGGCACTCCCCCGAAGGTACGGCTGGGGAAAGGGCGCTCCCTCGGCGGCAGCGGCCCGCCCGGCTCCGCCATCCGGAGCAGGGACATCGTCAGGTCCGCCGGCATCGCCGGGGTGTCGAGCGAGCGCAGGCGCGACTTCAGCGCCCGAACCGACTCCACCTCGCGCCTGCAGTCAGCGCAGAATGTCAGATGCGCGAGCGCACGCTCCCGCTCTGTGTGGTTGAGCTCTCCATCGACCAGCGCGGAAACACGCTCTCCAAGATGGGACATATCAGACTTCCTCCCCACGGATCACGGTCGGGGGGAGTTGAGTATTACGGGGTGCTCTGTGGTCGAGAGCCTCCCGCAACTGCGCCCGGCCACGGTGAATACGGCTTCGGACCGTACCCAGCTTGACGCCGAGCGTGGCCGCGATCTCCTCGTAAGACAGGCCCTCGATGTCACACAGCACGATCGCGGCCCGGAACTCGGGGGCGAGCGCGTCGAGGGCGGCCTGGATGTCGGGCTCCAGGTGGGCGTCGTCGAACGCCTGCGCCGGAGACGGCTCACGGCCGCGCAGCCGCTCGGCCGCGTCGTCAGCGAGCCCCTCGAACCTGATGCGCTGCTTGCGCCGCGCCATGTCGAGGAACAAGTTGGTCGTGATCCGGTGCAGCCACCCCTCGAACGTGCCGGGGGTGTAGCTCGACAGCGACCTGAAAACCCGGACGAAGACCTCCTGTGTGAGGTCCTCGGCATCGTGGACATTGCCGGTCAGCCGGTACGCCAGCCGATACACACGTGCGGAGTGCGTCCGCACGACCTCCTCCCACGTCGGAGGAGTCCAATCAGACGACACGGGAGTATCGGTCTGGTGGTCGCTTTCGTCCACCAGAACTCCTCTCTCTGGGACCACCGCTACCGTCATAGTGCCTGGTTTCGTCCCTTCGTGCGCACTGCCTGCCTTCCGGACCGGCAAAGCCCGTTTAAACCTGCAACGCCTTAGGTCCCTCCTGAGTTCCCGTCCTGGCGTGTCTCCCCTAGGCTGCGATCGGTGCCTATCTCGCGGACCAATCGCACGAAAGTGGGGGGAGGAGGCCGATGACCCATCCGGTGGAGGCCACTCTGGCCTATGCGGAGCAGTTCCATCACGAGGATGAGAT
The nucleotide sequence above comes from Nonomuraea gerenzanensis. Encoded proteins:
- a CDS encoding EamA family transporter, whose amino-acid sequence is MRYAGLALAFVSSCCFAFSGPMAKYLIAAGLAPIEAVWTRMAGAGLLLLAVLAVVRPRALRIPGPRLPFFALYAVMAVAGVQALYFVAITRLPVGIALLLEFMAPVMVVAWVRVIRKVRLARAAYVGAVVAVLGLGIVVEAWQGLRLDALGLLLGLLAGACCAGYFLMNDSFGDDVDPLGLIAWGMAGAAVVLIPFARPWNIPWDAFTVTAAPEGGLRLPVLGAYLWMVLIATVIAYILGVNAVRRLSAAVGATVASLEVIGGAIVAWALVGETLGVFQIVGGLLVLSGALLAQTATSGDQPQAAEQPEAVTAAG
- a CDS encoding magnesium transporter MgtE N-terminal domain-containing protein → MKIFVARLPGTPVFDPAGDQIGRVRDVVVGLRIGGRPRVHGLVVEVQPRRRVFLPITRVRRIEAGSVVFTGRLNMRRFEQRGTETLVIGQMLDLTVSVGGEPMTVYDVAMEELKPSAWEITKVAVYKGRRREPRTVSWAEVSGFDTLQKDQGAAGLIAAFESLRAADMASALHDLPTKRRIEIARALHDDRLADVLEELPPDDQIGILGTLEPERAADVLEEMGPDDAADLLHDLPAEQAAKLLALMEPGEAAPVRRLLTYPETSAGGVMTSEPVILPPTATVAEALAHIRQQDLTPAVASQVYVTRPPTETPTGAYLGVTHFQRLLREPPSTLLGGVLDPSIDPIRPDFTLRQVTYYLANYNLVAAPVVDELGRLVGAVTVDDVLDHMLPEDWRERADDRDD
- a CDS encoding DUF1003 domain-containing protein, which translates into the protein MTTDRLDQPRDLRRTLRPHYDPEAFGRLSERIARFLGTARFLVYMTVFVVVWVVWNATVPEGWKFDPYPFIFLTLMLSLQASYAAPLILLAQNRQDDRDRIQYEQDREAAERNQAEIEYLTREIAGLRLALNEVATRDYLRAELGRLLEELREPGRDAAR
- a CDS encoding MarR family winged helix-turn-helix transcriptional regulator, whose translation is MTLLRDESLTAEELAVWRMVQRAQVRVTRHLESELLVAHDLPLASYEVLMQLAEAPHRRLRMNDLADRVLLSRSGLTRLIDRLQRDGLAAREACADDARGLFAVLTERGAARLAEATPTYLRGIRRQFLDMLGAGELAQVRRLLTRLEDELSAPRRAPAP
- a CDS encoding Mrp/NBP35 family ATP-binding protein, whose translation is MAPTQELVTAALSTVIDPEIRRPITDLDMVKNIEIAPDGAVRVGVYLTVAGCPMKDTISRDVTTAVSKVEGVTGVQIELDVMSAEQRKTLQTKLRGDRGPEKEIPFNQPGSLTRVFAVASGKGGVGKSSVTVNLAAAMAASGLKVGIVDADIYGHSIPRMLGAAERPTKVEDMIMPPVAHDIKVISVGMFKPPGNTPVVWRGPMLDRALHQFLADVYWGDLDVLLLDLPPGTGDIAISVAQRLPGAEILVVTTPQMAAAEVAERAGSIAAQTHQQIAGVIENMAWLPCPHCDERIAVFGEGGGQTVADALTRTLGARVPLLGQVPIDMRLREGGDEGKPLVLTDPDSPAAAELRNIAAGLSKRSSSLKGLQLGLAPRR
- a CDS encoding sec-independent translocase yields the protein MFGLGWMEIGALIVIALLVFGPERLPQAAAQAGKTLRNLRRMANNARDDLRAGLGPEFQNFDPADLNPRNFVRKHLLDDLEDDWNDNGKPRELEPVAAAPYPPEPVDELSYGELPPYDSEAT
- a CDS encoding trypsin-like peptidase domain-containing protein; translation: MTDETRSTEGRTPSDSPEPQGRPDFLPADDRPEQDGRRPEPPASFGTTWGDPSGRAEGYGSPPYESRSYESPYGSPYGPSQGSSPGSPQGSPQGSSQGTSPGPASGESSPRNGSYGAPGPGQDNPTQTGPQYGTPSFGPPDGRPAFGAPEAATRSYDSGPSFGPPDTGTRSYDSGPSFGPPDAAARSHDSGPSFGPPEGGARPDNGTRVYDSPFFGAPDSGARSYEGPPFGGSPGYGGPTGGPTGGQAGGPAQPPPPRQALGMGPGWAPPPPGGAGAAKRGPSTGLLVAMAVVIALVASLFGSVGTYLLTRPSSGNDPSYSLGPLPTGATNREPDSVAGVAARVLPSVVSLEVGNGSNTEGASGSGFLIKNGYVVTNNHVVALAANGGEIRIMFNNRKTTTARIIGRDPGSDLAVVKPEETFGTPEITLGNSDQVVVGDPVIAIGSPLGLTGTVTTGIVSSLNRPVIAGDETGTSSEEPAYISAIQTDAAINPGNSGGPLVNGRGEVVGVNSAIATLGRSMSSQSGSIGLGFAIPVNQTRRVAEELITTGKAKRPKIGIVLDKDYKGQGVRIASEPAGGQQPVTKGGPADQAGLQAGDVILEIDGLALQDGNELIALIRSKTPGSKINIKYQRAGQERTATLTVVAEDEPTPSPS
- a CDS encoding anti-sigma factor; this encodes MESVRALKSRLRSLDTPAMPADLTMSLLRMAEPGGPLPPRERPFPSRTFGGVPIPGPHTIAPLDNRPRRDSSGGASGPGRGGRRRSAYVAVGVVSAAVAIGTFFATTGIGQNNPAPPVELFQQQARTTPTNGSSTATP
- the sigE gene encoding RNA polymerase sigma factor SigE, whose protein sequence is MTVAVVPERGVLVDESDHQTDTPVSSDWTPPTWEEVVRTHSARVYRLAYRLTGNVHDAEDLTQEVFVRVFRSLSSYTPGTFEGWLHRITTNLFLDMARRKQRIRFEGLADDAAERLRGREPSPAQAFDDAHLEPDIQAALDALAPEFRAAIVLCDIEGLSYEEIAATLGVKLGTVRSRIHRGRAQLREALDHRAPRNTQLPPTVIRGEEV